From the Ensifer adhaerens genome, the window CGCTTCTACTGGGGCAAGGGCTTTGCTTCCGAGGCGGCCTATGCGGCAATTGAGCGCTTCTTCCGTCGGATGCCGGAAACGACGCTGCATTCGGGCGTCTTTGCCGACAACCCGGGCTCGCTGAAGGTGCAGGAAAAGATCGGGTTCCTGATCACCGGCTGCACCCAGGTCTATGCGCTCGCCCGCAACGCCATGGTCGCGCATATCGAAACGCGGCTGACCGCCGCCGATCTGCACCGACCGCACTAAGAAAATCCCCCGCAAAGCACGTCTTTGCGGGGGATTTTTTCAGGAGAGCGTGAAGCCGACGGGCAGGTGGTCGGAGCCCTTGGCGTCGTAATCGGTCCAGGCATCAGTCAGGCGTGACGCGAGGCCGGCGCTGAGGAAGCAATAGTCGAGATGCATGCGTCTTTCGAGGTTTTCGGGATGAATCCAGCTATAGCTTTCCGGTGTGAGACGACCGAGATGGGCAAGCGCATCCACCGGATTCTCGATCCGCAGCGAACGGCCGTAGTAGGCATCGCGCGAGCCGACCATGGCGTTATATTCGGACGTTTCCGGTTCCATATTGAAATCGCCCATGACGACGAAATCCTCGGGATGCGGCGGTTCGGCAAGACCGAAGTCCGCCGCACCGGTGATCGCGCCGCCTTCGAGCGGATAGCCGAGCAGCCGATCCTTCAGGTAGCGGATCTGGGCTATGCGTTCGGCGGGGAGCACGTGATCGAGATGCACGGAATAGACCCGGAGCGGACCGCCGGGGGTTACGATCAGCGCTTCGGTCGCGCCGCGCTGCAGGTTCATCGGGCTGATCGTACGGGTACGCGGCAGGGGGATGAGCCGCGTCGAAAGGATCGGCCAGCGCGACAGGATCATGTTGCCGAACTGGAAACGTCGGCTAACGGCGCGGCCATCTTCGATCGCCGAGCCCACATCGATGTCGCAGGGTGCGTGAAAGGCAGTGAAATGGCCGGGAAACAACTTGCCGAAGCGGGCGACCAGATCGACATGATCGTTGCGATGGAAGCCGCGCGTCACTTCCTGCAGCGCGATGATGTCGGCGTTGCCGATCGAGGCCGCGATCCTTTCGAGGTCGAAGCGGCCATCGAGACCGACGCCGTATTGGATGTTGTAGCTGACGAACCGCACGATATTCTTTGACCTCCGAATAAACCGCCTATATCGATGGCGGCAAAATACAGCGCCGCGCGTCCTTCAGGACTCGCAAAGGTCGCTGTGACACTTTCTAAGACCGCCCACCTTCACCGAACAGATGGCAGACCAATGAAATTTCTCGACGAAACGAAAGTCTATATCCGCTCCGGCGACGGCGGCGCAGGCGCCGTATCGTTCCGGCGCGAGAAGTTCATCGAGTTCGGTGGCCCGGACGGCGGAGACGGTGGTCGCGGCGGCGACGTCTGGGTGGAAGCGGTCAACGGCCTCAACACCCTGATCGACTTTCGCTACCAGCAGCATTTCAAGGCGAAGACCGGCCAGCACGGCATGGGCCGAAACCGTACCGGCGCCGGCGGCGGCGACGTGACACTGAAGGTGCCGGTCGGCACCCAGATCTTCGAGGAAGACAACGAGACGCTGATCGTCGACATGGTGGCCGAAGGTCAGCGTTACCGTCTGGCCGCCGGCGGCAACGGCGGCTTCGGCAACACGCATTTCAAGTCTTCCACCAATCAGGCGCCGAACTGGGCTAACCCGGGCCTCGAGGGCGAAGAGAAAACGCTGTGGCTGCGGCTGAAGCTGATCGCCGACGCCGGCCTCGTCGGCCTGCCGAATGCCGGCAAGTCGACGTTCCTTGCCGCCTGCACCCGCGCACGGCCGAAGATTGCCAACTACCCCTTCACGACGCTGCATCCCAATCTCGGCGTCGCCACCATCGACGGCAACGAGTTCATCATCGCCGACATTCCCGGTCTGATCGAAGGCGCGCATGAAGGCGTCGGCATCGGCGACCGCTTCCTCGGCCATGTCGAGCGCACCCGCGTGCTGCTCCATCTCGTCTCGGCCCAGGAAGAAGACGTTGCCAAGGCCTATAAGACGGTGAAATACGAGCTCGAAGCCTATGGCGGCGGGCTCGAGGACAAGCCGCAGATCGTGGCGCTGTCGCAGATCGACGTGCTCGACGAGGACGAGTTGAAGGTGAAGGCCAAGGCATTGGCCAAGGCCTGCGGCGAACAACCCCTGCTGCTCTCCGCCGCCGTCGGCAAGGGCATGACCGAGGCGCTGCGGGCGCTGCGCAGCGTTATCGTCGCCGCAAAGGCAGGCGAAGCGAACGCCGGTGAGGAGAACGTCTGAGATGACCAAGACCCGCAAGCCGCTTTTGAAGTATCGCCGGGTCGTCATCAAGATTGGGTCGGCATTGCTGGTCGACCGTGCCACCGGCCTGAAGAAGGCCTGGCTCGACGCCATGTGCACCGATATCGCCGGCCTCAAGGCCAAGGGTGTCGAAGTGCTGGTCGTCTCCTCGGGCGCGATCGCACTCGGCCGTACCGTACTCAGCGTGCCCGCAGGCGCGCTGAAGCTGGAGGAGAGCCAGGCCGCTGCCGCCGTCGGCCAGATCGCGCTGGCGCGCGCCTGGTCGGAAAGCCTCTCCACCGATGCCATCGTTGCCGGCCAGGTGCTGCTGACGCTCGGCGATACCGAGGAGCGCCGCCGCTACCTCAACGCCCGCGCCACCATCAACCAGTTGCTGAAGCTCGGCGCCGTGCCGATCATCAACGAGAACGACACGGTGGCGACCACGGAAATCCGATATGGCGACAACGATCGCCTCGCTGCCCGCGTTGCCACCATGGTCGGCGCCGATCTCCTGGTGCTGCTCTCCGATATCGACGGGCTCTATGCCGCCCCGCCGCATCTCGACCCGAACGCGCGCTTCCTCGAAACGATCGCCGAGATCACGCCTGAAATCGAGGCCATGGCCGGCGGTGCGGCGTCCGAGCTGTCGCGCGGCGGCATGCGCACCAAGATCGATGCCGGAAAGATCGCAACGACGGCCGGCTGCGCGATGATCATCGCTTCGGGCAAGCCCGACCATCCGCTGGCGGCAATAGAAGAAGGCGCACGCTCCTCCTGGTTCGCCCCGTCGGGCTCGCCGGTCACGGCTCGCAAGACCTGGATCGCAGGCCAATTGCTGCCAGCCGGAACGCTCAACGTCGACGCCGGCGCCGAAGAGGCGCTGCGCTCCGGCAAGAGCCTGTTGCCCGCCGGTGTGCGTGACGTCACCGGCAGCTTCAGCCGCGGTGATACCATCGCCATTCTCGGCACGTCCGGCCGCGAAATCGCCCGTGGTCTCGCCGGCTACGACGCCGACGAGGCGCGACAGATCGCCGGCAAGAAATCGGCCGAGATAGCCGCGATCCTCGGCTATGCCGGCCGCGCCGCCATGGTGCACCGTGACGATATGGTGATGACCGGAAAACGTGCTGAGATAGAGGGCAGCCGGAAGGATGAGGTCCATGCTTGACGAGGTGAAGAACAAGGACGACGTCGAAAGCGTCATGCTGGAGATTGGCCGCAGGGCCAAGGCCGCCAGCCGACCGCTTGCCGTTGCCAGGGCCGAACGCAAGCACGCCGCCCTGATCGCCATGGCCGACGCGATCGTCGCGCGTAGCCAAGAGATCCTGTCCGCCAATGCCATCGACCTTGAAAACGCCCGCGAAAGCGGCGTCGCCGCATCCTTCATCGATCGCCTGACACTCTCCGAAGGCCGCATTCGAGACATGGCGAACGGCATCCGCGCGATAGCCGAGTTCAAGGATCCGGTCGGTGAGATCATTGCCGAATGGGATCGGCCGAATGGCCTTCATATCGAGCGCGTGCGCACGCCGCTCGGCGTCATCGGCGTCATCTATGAGAGCCGTCCCAACGTGACTGCCGACGCCGGCGCGCTCTGCCTCAAGGCCGGCAATGCCGTGATCCTGCGCGGCGGCTCCGACAGCTTCCACTCCTCGGGCGCAATCCACGCCTGCCTGGTCGAAGGGCTGAAGGCGGCCGGCCTGCCCGAACATGCCATCCAGATGGTGCCGGTCGCAGATCGCGCCGCCGTCGGCGCCATGTTGTCGGGTCTTCGCGGCGCCATCGACGTCATCGTGCCACGCGGCGGCAAGAGTCTGGTCGCCCGCGTCCAGAACGAGGCGCGCGTGCCGGTCTTCGCTCATCTCGAAGGTCTCTGCCACATCTATGTCGACGCCTCGGCCAATCTTGCGATGGCAGAGAAGATCGTCGTCAACGCCAAGATGCGCCGCACCGGTATCTGCGGCGCGGCCGAAACGCTGTTGATCGACCGCAATGACGGCGACCGCCTGGCCAAGCCGCTGCTCAAGGCCCTGCTCACGGCTGGTTGCGAAGTGCGCGTGTCCAACGAACTCGCAGGCACCGTCGGCGGACTGAAAGCCGCCACCGACGAGGACTGGGCGACGGAATATCTCGACGCCATCATCTCGGTGAAGCTGGTCGACGGTATTTCCGGCGCGATCGAACACATCGCCACCTGGTCGTCGGCGCATACGGAAGCGGTCATCGCCGAGAATCCGGTCGTCGTCGAGCGCTTCTTTGCGGAAATCGATTCCGCGATCCTGTTGCACAATGCCTCGACGCAGTTTGCCGATGGCGGTGAATTCGGCATGGGCGGTGAGATCGGTATCGCGACGGGCAAGATGCATGCGCGCGGACCGGTCGGCGTCGAACAGCTGACATCCTTCAAATATCGGGTGCGCGGTGCTGGACAGGTCAGGCCCTGAGGTGACGGCGGGCACGGTGAACGCCCGCTACCTGCGCATGCCCCATGTCGAAAGCGGTATGGTGGTCGGCCTGTTCGGCGGATCCTTCAACCCGCCGCACCAGGGTCATGTGCTGGTTGCCGACACGGCGATCCAACGCCTCGGGCTCGACCAACTCTGGTGGATGGTGACCCCGGGCAACCCGCTCAAGGATCACAACAATCTGGCGCCACTCGCCGACCGCATCGCCATGAGCGAAACGATCGCGCGCGACCCGCGCATCAAGGTGACGGCCTTCGAAAAGGCGCTCGGGCAGAGTTACACCGCCCGCACGCTGGACATCGTGCGCGCCCGCAACCGCGACATCCGCTTCGTCTGGATCATGGGCGCCGACAACCTGAGGAGCTTCCACCGCTGGCAGAACTGGCGGAAGATCGCCCGGACCTTCCCGATCGCCGTCATCGATCGGCCGGGTTCGACACTTGCCTATCTCTCCTCGCGCATGGCCAAGACCTTCGATTATGCCCGCATCGACGAGGACCACGCACGGCGCCTCGCTTTTCACGCCGCGCCCGCCTGGACCTTCATCCATGGGCCGCGCTCATCGATGAGTTCGACAGCGCTCCGGGCGGCGACGGCGGCTCCCTCCAAATCGGAACCGATTTAGGGGTGAAGACCGGCTGCATTCGGAGTACAGCAACCTTCATCAGGCGCGCGACGCGGTCGGGTTGTGTGAATTCCCATGATTCAGTTCTGCTGTCTTGAAACCGCTACCGTTTGATGCCTACATTCATGGACGGTTCGATCTTTGTTCGAATCGAAAGTGCCTGTTCTGTTCATGTGGAAAGGAAAGACCCTGACAACAGCACACGCCAAGGGATATGCGGTCTCCGCATTCCCGCGCAGCACGGGATCTAGCGACGAAGCCGCTGTCCGTGCGCTTCAACTGGTCCTCGAAAGCCTAGAGGACTCGAAGGCAGAAGATATAGTCAGCATCAACATTGCCGGAAAATCGGCGCTGGGAGACTTCATGGTCGTTGTCTCCGGGCGATCGACGCGGCATGTGATGGCTATTGCCGATCACCTGACGACCGACCTGAAAGATGGGGGCTTTGGCAACGCCCGTGTCGAAGGTCTGGAAGGCGGTGACTGGGTGCTGATCGACACCGGCGATGTGATCGTTCACATCTTCCGGCCGGAGATCCGGGAGTTCTACAACATCGAGAGGATGTGGGCAGCTCCTGAGATCGAGGACGGCACCTTGCATTAAGACCGACCGGGTCGCCGCGCAGCCGAATGCCGGACGAGCCGAGATACGGTCATGCGTGAATTTGAAGGGCTGGCGCCGTATTGAGCGGCGTTGTCAGCCGGAAGTTTGCTGCGACTGATCGTAACCTTCGGCCCCGTTTCCGGACAAGGCGCGCAACGACGCTGCGAAGTTCCATGGACGCGGCATAAGGTTCTCCTTGAATCGATCCGATTTCAGGAACTATGCAGTGCGCGTTGCAGCGCAAGCGAGGACGGATAAGGTCATGCGTATCGGACTTTTCGCAGTCGGCCGCCTCAAGGCGGGGCCGGAAAAGGATCTCGCGGCCCGTTATCTCGATCGCTTTTCCAAGGCCGGTCCGGCGATCGGTCTTGAGCTGTCTCGTGTCGTCGAAGTCAACGAAAGCCGTGCGTCGAATGCCGAGACACGCAAGCGAGAGGAAGCCTCCCAGCTTGAGAAGGCACTTGCCGAGGGCAGTCTACTTGTTCTTCTCGACGAACGGGGCAAGGCGCTCGATTCCGAAGGTTTCGCATCGCTTCTCGGCACGTTTCGCGACAGTGGCAAGCGCGACCTGATGATCGCGATCGGTGGCGCCGATGGTCTCGATCCGCATCTGCACGCCCGCGCCGATGCGGTACTCAACCTTGGAAAGATGACCTGGCCGCACCAGCTGGTGCGCATCCTGATCGCCGAGCAGCTTTACCGCGCCGTCACCATTCTCTCCGGCCACCCCTATCATCGGGTCTAGGGGAAGCAATTTTCCGCCGACATCCCGCTCGCGCCAACACGCACTGATAACGAGAATATGCTTGGTCGTGTGCGCCAAATCAGATTAGGTTTTTTCCTCATATTTTCGAATGGACGCACGCAACGGATGACGCGCCGAGGCAGAGCCAGCGTTTTCAGCATGGGAAGAGACGACGCAGGACGGCTTGGCCGGAAAGCGGCGGCCTTTGCCTTTGCGCTCGCGATCGGCCTGCCCGCGGGCGCCCAGGAAGTTACACCGCCCGGGGCCACGATGGCCGGGCAGGAACAGGGTCCGCCCGATCCTGCCGCAGACCTCACCCTTCGCCGCAACAGCACGCGCAGCGAGCTCGACGCGCTTTCGAAGACCATTACGCTGTCGCAGGAGCGCGCCAATGCGCTGACGGAGACCATCGCCGAGATCGACAAGACCAACGAGACCCTGCGGGCTGCGATCGTTGAGTCTGCCAAGAAGCGCCAGGATCTTGAGCAGCAGATCGTCGACGGCGAAAAGAAATTGAGCGATCTTCGGA encodes:
- a CDS encoding nicotinate-nucleotide adenylyltransferase, encoding MNARYLRMPHVESGMVVGLFGGSFNPPHQGHVLVADTAIQRLGLDQLWWMVTPGNPLKDHNNLAPLADRIAMSETIARDPRIKVTAFEKALGQSYTARTLDIVRARNRDIRFVWIMGADNLRSFHRWQNWRKIARTFPIAVIDRPGSTLAYLSSRMAKTFDYARIDEDHARRLAFHAAPAWTFIHGPRSSMSSTALRAATAAPSKSEPI
- the rsfS gene encoding ribosome silencing factor — its product is MWKGKTLTTAHAKGYAVSAFPRSTGSSDEAAVRALQLVLESLEDSKAEDIVSINIAGKSALGDFMVVVSGRSTRHVMAIADHLTTDLKDGGFGNARVEGLEGGDWVLIDTGDVIVHIFRPEIREFYNIERMWAAPEIEDGTLH
- a CDS encoding endonuclease/exonuclease/phosphatase family protein, which gives rise to MRFVSYNIQYGVGLDGRFDLERIAASIGNADIIALQEVTRGFHRNDHVDLVARFGKLFPGHFTAFHAPCDIDVGSAIEDGRAVSRRFQFGNMILSRWPILSTRLIPLPRTRTISPMNLQRGATEALIVTPGGPLRVYSVHLDHVLPAERIAQIRYLKDRLLGYPLEGGAITGAADFGLAEPPHPEDFVVMGDFNMEPETSEYNAMVGSRDAYYGRSLRIENPVDALAHLGRLTPESYSWIHPENLERRMHLDYCFLSAGLASRLTDAWTDYDAKGSDHLPVGFTLS
- the proB gene encoding glutamate 5-kinase; translated protein: MTKTRKPLLKYRRVVIKIGSALLVDRATGLKKAWLDAMCTDIAGLKAKGVEVLVVSSGAIALGRTVLSVPAGALKLEESQAAAAVGQIALARAWSESLSTDAIVAGQVLLTLGDTEERRRYLNARATINQLLKLGAVPIINENDTVATTEIRYGDNDRLAARVATMVGADLLVLLSDIDGLYAAPPHLDPNARFLETIAEITPEIEAMAGGAASELSRGGMRTKIDAGKIATTAGCAMIIASGKPDHPLAAIEEGARSSWFAPSGSPVTARKTWIAGQLLPAGTLNVDAGAEEALRSGKSLLPAGVRDVTGSFSRGDTIAILGTSGREIARGLAGYDADEARQIAGKKSAEIAAILGYAGRAAMVHRDDMVMTGKRAEIEGSRKDEVHA
- the rlmH gene encoding 23S rRNA (pseudouridine(1915)-N(3))-methyltransferase RlmH, with product MRIGLFAVGRLKAGPEKDLAARYLDRFSKAGPAIGLELSRVVEVNESRASNAETRKREEASQLEKALAEGSLLVLLDERGKALDSEGFASLLGTFRDSGKRDLMIAIGGADGLDPHLHARADAVLNLGKMTWPHQLVRILIAEQLYRAVTILSGHPYHRV
- a CDS encoding glutamate-5-semialdehyde dehydrogenase, whose protein sequence is MLDEVKNKDDVESVMLEIGRRAKAASRPLAVARAERKHAALIAMADAIVARSQEILSANAIDLENARESGVAASFIDRLTLSEGRIRDMANGIRAIAEFKDPVGEIIAEWDRPNGLHIERVRTPLGVIGVIYESRPNVTADAGALCLKAGNAVILRGGSDSFHSSGAIHACLVEGLKAAGLPEHAIQMVPVADRAAVGAMLSGLRGAIDVIVPRGGKSLVARVQNEARVPVFAHLEGLCHIYVDASANLAMAEKIVVNAKMRRTGICGAAETLLIDRNDGDRLAKPLLKALLTAGCEVRVSNELAGTVGGLKAATDEDWATEYLDAIISVKLVDGISGAIEHIATWSSAHTEAVIAENPVVVERFFAEIDSAILLHNASTQFADGGEFGMGGEIGIATGKMHARGPVGVEQLTSFKYRVRGAGQVRP
- the obgE gene encoding GTPase ObgE, producing the protein MKFLDETKVYIRSGDGGAGAVSFRREKFIEFGGPDGGDGGRGGDVWVEAVNGLNTLIDFRYQQHFKAKTGQHGMGRNRTGAGGGDVTLKVPVGTQIFEEDNETLIVDMVAEGQRYRLAAGGNGGFGNTHFKSSTNQAPNWANPGLEGEEKTLWLRLKLIADAGLVGLPNAGKSTFLAACTRARPKIANYPFTTLHPNLGVATIDGNEFIIADIPGLIEGAHEGVGIGDRFLGHVERTRVLLHLVSAQEEDVAKAYKTVKYELEAYGGGLEDKPQIVALSQIDVLDEDELKVKAKALAKACGEQPLLLSAAVGKGMTEALRALRSVIVAAKAGEANAGEENV